A genomic window from Thunnus thynnus chromosome 12, fThuThy2.1, whole genome shotgun sequence includes:
- the snap47 gene encoding synaptosomal-associated protein 47 isoform X1, giving the protein MSRDVPIHSWPGSYYINSEKRWENGTLSLTRTTVSFVSSQSKESLASFRLSRIMEIKMESSSFIFSTLTVLEEGNVKHWFGSLKPNRVVVYNVLEHFWRERLLSPSSEARGAECQPSKGRELINLVAGAQRRLEDTGRVLSHQGEQFDNMMQGLEKIDSDLGVADKLLSELESPSWWPFGKLPWKAQQEAKAEDAARAAATAAGKGSGKNKVITSIPAVVSKGGDSDLKPGCLLVLVSSLEVRDTSCQLLHRFERNEIDEIRVHSPYEITVRQRFIGKPDVCYRFLSAKMPEALSVLEMQYKKKVEFTVEYTAFKTTPLSSPCDTERQIGNEGLLQKCQETEVPLEVPAGDLSQLQVHVLQPSVSQAEAQELKQMLMQLKNLALEAETELERQDEVLDVLTSSTDRATMHIEKHTCRMKRLL; this is encoded by the exons ATGAGCCGGGACGTCCCCATCCACAGCTGGCCCGGCTCATATTACATCAACAGTGAGAAGCGGTGGGAAAACGGCACCCTTTCCCTCACCAGAACCACGGTGAGCTTCGTCTCCAGCCAGAGTAAGGAGAGTCTCGCCAGTTTCCGCCTCTCCCGCATCATGGAGATTAAGATGGAGTCGTCCAGTTTCATCTTCAGCACCCTCACGGTGCTCGAGGAGGGCAACGTGAAGCACTGGTTTGGCTCCCTTAAGCCCAACAGGGTGGTGGTTTATAATGTGTTGGAGCATTTCTGGAGAGAGCGCCTCCTGTCTCCCAGCTCAGAGGCCCGAGGGGCTGAGTGTCAGCCCTCCAAAGGCAGAGAGCTGATAAACCTGGTGGCAGGGGCACAGAGGAGACTGGAGGACACTGGGAGAGTCCTCAGCCATCAAGGAGAGCAGTTTGACAACATGATGCAGGGACTGGAGAAGATTGACTCCGACCTGGGCGTAGCTGATAA ACTCTTGTCAGAGCTGGAGTCTCCTTCCTGGTGGCCTTTTGGTAAACTCCCCTGGAAGGCTCAGCAGGAGGCCAAGGCCGAGGATGCTGCAAGAGCTGCAGCTACTGCTGCTGGTAAGGGGTCCGGGAAAAATAAGGTGATCACAAGCATCCCGGCTGTGGTGTCCAAAGGTGGAGATTCTGACTTGAAGCCCGGTTGTTTGTTGGTGCTGGTTTCCTCCCTGGAGGTGCGAGACACAAGCTGCCAACTGCTTCACCGCTTTGAACGGAATGAGATCGACGAAATCAGGGTGCACAGTCCTTACGAGATCACCGTTAGACAGCGGTTCATTGGGAAGCCTGATGTATGCTACCGGTTCCTGTCTGCTAAGATGCCAGAGGCGTTGTCAGTGTTGGAGATGCAGTACAAAAAGAAGGTTGAGTTCACTGTCGAGTACACAGCTTTCAAGACAACTCCACTTTCATCTCCATGTGACACAGAGAGGCAAATTGGGAATGAAG GTTTGCTGCAGAAGTGCCAAGAGACAGAGGTCCCGCTGGAGGTCCCAGCAGGAGATCTGTCCCAGTTGCAGGTGCATGTCCTCCAGCCATCTGTTAGTCAGGCTGAGGCCCAAGAACTCAAACAG atgctGATGCAGCTGAAGAACCTGGCTCTGGAAGCAGAGACAGAGCTGGAACGGCAGGATGAAGTTCTGGACGTCCTGACCAGCTCCACGGACCGAGCCACAATGCACATAGAAAAGCACACCTGCCGCATGAAAAGACTGCTGTAG
- the snap47 gene encoding synaptosomal-associated protein 47 isoform X2 — MSRDVPIHSWPGSYYINSEKRWENGTLSLTRTTVSFVSSQSKESLASFRLSRIMEIKMESSSFIFSTLTVLEEGNVKHWFGSLKPNRVVVYNVLEHFWRERLLSPSSEARGAECQPSKGRELINLVAGAQRRLEDTGRVLSHQGEQFDNMMQGLEKIDSDLGVADKLLSELESPSWWPFGKLPWKAQQEAKAEDAARAAATAAGKGSGKNKVITSIPAVVSKGGDSDLKPGCLLVLVSSLEVRDTSCQLLHRFERNEIDEIRVHSPYEITVRQRFIGKPDVCYRFLSAKMPEALSVLEMQYKKKVEFTVEYTAFKTTPLSSPCDTERQIGNEVRFAAEVPRDRGPAGGPSRRSVPVAGACPPAIC, encoded by the exons ATGAGCCGGGACGTCCCCATCCACAGCTGGCCCGGCTCATATTACATCAACAGTGAGAAGCGGTGGGAAAACGGCACCCTTTCCCTCACCAGAACCACGGTGAGCTTCGTCTCCAGCCAGAGTAAGGAGAGTCTCGCCAGTTTCCGCCTCTCCCGCATCATGGAGATTAAGATGGAGTCGTCCAGTTTCATCTTCAGCACCCTCACGGTGCTCGAGGAGGGCAACGTGAAGCACTGGTTTGGCTCCCTTAAGCCCAACAGGGTGGTGGTTTATAATGTGTTGGAGCATTTCTGGAGAGAGCGCCTCCTGTCTCCCAGCTCAGAGGCCCGAGGGGCTGAGTGTCAGCCCTCCAAAGGCAGAGAGCTGATAAACCTGGTGGCAGGGGCACAGAGGAGACTGGAGGACACTGGGAGAGTCCTCAGCCATCAAGGAGAGCAGTTTGACAACATGATGCAGGGACTGGAGAAGATTGACTCCGACCTGGGCGTAGCTGATAA ACTCTTGTCAGAGCTGGAGTCTCCTTCCTGGTGGCCTTTTGGTAAACTCCCCTGGAAGGCTCAGCAGGAGGCCAAGGCCGAGGATGCTGCAAGAGCTGCAGCTACTGCTGCTGGTAAGGGGTCCGGGAAAAATAAGGTGATCACAAGCATCCCGGCTGTGGTGTCCAAAGGTGGAGATTCTGACTTGAAGCCCGGTTGTTTGTTGGTGCTGGTTTCCTCCCTGGAGGTGCGAGACACAAGCTGCCAACTGCTTCACCGCTTTGAACGGAATGAGATCGACGAAATCAGGGTGCACAGTCCTTACGAGATCACCGTTAGACAGCGGTTCATTGGGAAGCCTGATGTATGCTACCGGTTCCTGTCTGCTAAGATGCCAGAGGCGTTGTCAGTGTTGGAGATGCAGTACAAAAAGAAGGTTGAGTTCACTGTCGAGTACACAGCTTTCAAGACAACTCCACTTTCATCTCCATGTGACACAGAGAGGCAAATTGGGAATGAAG TCAGGTTTGCTGCAGAAGTGCCAAGAGACAGAGGTCCCGCTGGAGGTCCCAGCAGGAGATCTGTCCCAGTTGCAGGTGCATGTCCTCCAGCCATCTGTTAG
- the jmjd4 gene encoding 2-oxoglutarate and iron-dependent oxygenase JMJD4: protein MDREAYRNCCSLVKIPRQSYEQFWSSHFLDYIDKELSYSKFFKKYLLPNHPCMFSRRFTEDWKCRKQWVTEEGKPNFQKLLQEFDETPVPVANCNAKEYNANPKQVMPFKEFIHYWKEYIQNGHSSPKGCLYLKDWHMSRDFPEHNVYVTPVFFSSDWLNEYWDTLEVDDYRFVYMGPKGSWTPFHADVFRSYSWSANICGRKKWLLYPPGQEEFLRDTHGNLTYDVTSAELRDRGLFPHSEEACQPLEIIQEAGEIIFVPSGWHHQVYNLEDTISINHNWLNGCNIDIMWQFLQSELSSVQKEINEWRNTMDSWHQHCQVIMKACSGIDYGEFASFLKIIADNRMAFLNACSSGDSSDYPRHLSEILTNLGPYHAAFDLQRVAHILECLLCNEDFKRLDHSALTLQPETMLQQIRDTIQSTRGQHLLYQE, encoded by the exons ATGGATAGGGAGGCGTACCGTAACTGCTGCAGCCTGGTCAAAATACCAAGACAGTCGTATGAGCAGTTTTGGTCCTCACATTTCTTAGATTACATCGACAAGGAACTCAGCTATTCTAAATTCTTCAAAAAGTACTTGCTCCCCAATCACCCATGTATGTTTTCAAGAAGGTTTACTGAGGATTGGAAGTGTAGAAAACAGTGGGTGACTGAGGAGGGGAAGCCTAATTTCCAGAAACTGTTGCAAGAGTTTG aTGAGACTCCTGTTCCTGTTGCAAACTGCAATGCCAAGGAATACAATGCAAACCCTAAACAAGTTATGCCTTTCAAAGAATTCATACACTACTGGAAGGAATACATCCAGAATGGCCATTCATCACCTAAAGGATGTCTCTATCTTAAAGACTGGCACATGTCAAG GGACTTTCCAGAACATAATGTTTACGTTACACCAGTGTTCTTTTCTTCTGACTGGCTCAATGAATACTGGGATACACTTGAAGTGGATGACTACCGGTTTGTCTACATGGGACCCAAAGGTTCATG GACACCCTTCCATGCTGATGTGTTCCGCTCCTACAGTTGGTCTGCAAACATCTGTGGCAGGAAGAAATGGCTCCTCTATCCCCCAGGCCAAGAGGAGTTCTTACGAGACACTCACGGCAACCTCACTTATGACGTAACATCAGCTGAACTTCGAGACAGAGGCCTTTTTCCACACTCTGAAGAAGCCTGTCAGCCTCTTGAGATTATTCAAGAGGCAGGTGAAATCATTTTTGTGCCCAGTGGCTGGCATCATCAAGTTTATAATCTG GAGGACACCATCTCCATCAATCATAATTGGCTGAATGGCTGCAACATTGACATCATGTGGCAGTTCCTTCAGAGTGAGCTGTCATCCGTCCAGAAAGAGATCAATGAGTGGAGGAACACGATGGACTCATGGCATCAGCACTGTCAG GTCATCATGAAGGCCTGTTCTGGCATCGATTATGGAGAATTTGCTTCGTTCCTCAAAATCATTGCTGACAACCGAATGGCTTTCCTGAACGCGTGCTCCTCTGGTGATTCCTCTGACTACCCACGGCATCTCTCAGAGATCCTCACCAACCTTGGACCCTACCATGCTGCCTTTGATTTACAAAGAGTGGCTCACATACTTGAATGCCTACTCTGCAACGAAGATTTTAAGCGGCTCGATCACTCAGCATTGACTTTGCAGCCAGAAACCATGTTACAGCAAATCCGGGACACCATACAATCCACAAGAGGGCAGCATCTCCTTTATCAGGAATAA